A part of Thermus sp. LT1-2-5 genomic DNA contains:
- a CDS encoding helical backbone metal receptor, translating into MRLFHELLGPLELPDHFGRIVSLAPNLTDALFALGVGERLVGRSAFCHRPAQVLSLPVVASYTKTRLELLRSLNPDLVLLSTGVQREQALKLKEAGFPVYAVPLPTSPYGILENLSTLGHLLDLEEKAVALAHELAGRYAALKGRFRLRVYFEMDLGGPITVGRGSYIAQALLHLGLEPIFLDVPQAYFAPDLEEVWRRKPDLFLYEPKPWGRNPLEKARALARERGWDLPVVATDGDELAHYGPMFFGFLEKLAARVAETLAEA; encoded by the coding sequence ATGAGGCTGTTTCACGAGCTCTTAGGCCCCCTAGAGCTGCCGGACCACTTCGGGCGCATCGTTAGCCTGGCCCCGAACCTCACGGACGCCCTCTTCGCCCTAGGGGTGGGGGAGAGGCTGGTGGGCCGAAGCGCTTTCTGCCACCGCCCGGCCCAGGTCCTCTCCCTGCCCGTGGTGGCCTCCTACACCAAGACCCGGCTTGAGCTTCTCCGCAGCCTAAACCCCGACCTGGTCCTCCTCTCCACCGGGGTGCAGCGGGAGCAGGCCCTAAAGCTCAAGGAAGCGGGATTTCCCGTCTACGCCGTGCCCTTGCCCACAAGCCCGTACGGCATCCTGGAGAACCTTTCCACCTTGGGCCACCTCTTGGACCTGGAGGAGAAGGCGGTGGCCCTGGCCCACGAGCTGGCGGGCCGCTACGCCGCCCTCAAGGGGCGGTTTCGCCTTAGGGTCTACTTTGAGATGGACCTGGGCGGGCCCATCACCGTGGGGCGGGGGAGCTACATCGCCCAAGCGCTTTTGCACCTGGGCTTGGAGCCCATCTTCCTGGACGTCCCCCAGGCCTACTTCGCCCCCGACCTGGAGGAGGTTTGGCGGCGCAAGCCCGACCTCTTTCTCTACGAGCCCAAGCCCTGGGGCAGGAACCCCCTGGAAAAGGCCCGGGCCCTGGCGCGGGAGCGGGGGTGGGACCTCCCTGTGGTGGCCACGGACGGGGATGAGCTCGCCCACTACGGGCCCATGTTCTTCGGCTTCCTGGAGAAGCTGGCGGCGCGGGTAGCGGAAACCTTAGCGGAGGCTTAA
- a CDS encoding DUF3248 domain-containing protein yields the protein MEKDLLDLLGQHLVWRIGRAEEEDVLIVRVGLASATPRFRELPRLLNVPDAEVSRLLKEGRVRVEWVEG from the coding sequence GTGGAGAAGGACCTCCTAGACCTCCTCGGCCAGCACCTGGTGTGGCGCATCGGGCGTGCGGAAGAGGAGGATGTGCTCATCGTGCGGGTGGGCCTGGCCTCGGCCACGCCCCGCTTCCGCGAGCTCCCCAGGCTCCTCAACGTCCCCGACGCCGAGGTTTCCCGCCTCCTCAAGGAAGGCCGGGTGCGGGTGGAATGGGTGGAAGGATGA
- the murJ gene encoding murein biosynthesis integral membrane protein MurJ — translation MLRKVLLVMGGTLASRVLGLLRQAVFNALYPDALKDAFNVAYRVPNLLRELLAEGAVQNALIPILKNLPEAEARTFARRFAAFLLGVNLLVLGLGYLLAPWVVGLLVAEGSHLRQEAAFAQVVYLTRLLLPFLLGISMAALFSALLQAEERFLPYALGPIAFNLVAIGLMALFPGDPTLLGLSVSLGGLLQAAVQLPFLKGLRLEWRWHPAFSPALLRIGPFAFTTSLRQFLNLVLTNILTRYPPAAVTGFYNAEVVFQMALGLLATSPAIAYFPRMSALKGVELARFLEVPLKRLSLLLALAGGLFLGLAPYVVVLLFGLFGPLTPENRAYSAQVLSAMGLAVLPWGVNTFLLRGLYALGRVRQAVGASALVFLANTLGYWLLRDAGLFVLNLATALAGWLGFFLYLRLFAQEGLELRFLPGYLARAYGAGLGAALPGLLLEVWWPAESAWAALGPLLVGGGAGLGVFALVGRLLGLPLKEVLGRLRG, via the coding sequence ATGCTGCGTAAAGTCCTCCTGGTCATGGGGGGGACCCTGGCCTCGAGGGTCTTGGGCCTCCTGCGCCAGGCGGTCTTCAACGCCCTCTACCCGGACGCCCTCAAGGACGCCTTCAACGTGGCCTACCGGGTGCCGAACCTCCTCAGGGAGCTTTTGGCGGAAGGGGCGGTGCAGAACGCCCTGATCCCCATCCTCAAAAACTTGCCCGAGGCCGAGGCCAGGACCTTCGCCCGCCGCTTCGCCGCCTTCCTTTTGGGCGTGAACCTCCTCGTTTTGGGCCTCGGTTACCTTCTCGCCCCTTGGGTGGTAGGGCTTTTGGTGGCGGAGGGAAGCCACCTGCGGCAGGAAGCGGCCTTTGCTCAGGTGGTCTACCTCACCCGGCTCCTCCTGCCCTTCCTCCTCGGCATCTCCATGGCCGCCCTCTTCTCCGCCCTCTTGCAGGCGGAGGAGCGCTTCTTGCCCTACGCCTTAGGCCCCATCGCCTTCAACCTGGTGGCCATCGGTCTCATGGCCCTCTTCCCCGGAGACCCCACCCTGTTGGGCCTTTCCGTGTCCTTGGGGGGGCTTTTGCAGGCGGCGGTTCAGCTTCCCTTCCTGAAGGGGCTCCGCCTGGAATGGCGCTGGCACCCCGCCTTTTCCCCGGCGCTTCTCCGCATCGGGCCCTTTGCCTTCACCACCTCCTTGCGGCAGTTCTTAAACCTGGTCCTCACCAACATCCTCACCCGCTACCCCCCGGCGGCGGTAACGGGCTTTTACAACGCCGAGGTGGTGTTCCAGATGGCCTTGGGCCTTTTGGCCACCAGTCCAGCCATCGCCTACTTTCCCCGGATGAGCGCTCTAAAGGGGGTGGAGCTCGCCCGCTTCCTCGAGGTCCCCCTCAAGCGCCTTTCTCTCCTCCTCGCCCTGGCGGGGGGGCTTTTCTTGGGGTTGGCGCCCTATGTGGTGGTGCTCCTCTTCGGCCTCTTCGGGCCCCTTACCCCGGAGAACCGGGCCTATAGCGCCCAGGTCCTCTCCGCCATGGGCCTGGCGGTGCTCCCCTGGGGGGTGAACACCTTTTTGCTCCGGGGCCTTTACGCCTTAGGGCGGGTGCGGCAGGCGGTGGGGGCGAGCGCCTTGGTGTTCCTCGCCAATACCTTGGGCTATTGGCTCTTGCGGGACGCGGGGCTTTTTGTCCTCAACCTGGCCACCGCCTTGGCGGGGTGGCTCGGGTTTTTCCTTTACCTCCGCCTCTTCGCCCAGGAGGGTTTAGAGCTACGCTTCTTGCCCGGCTATCTGGCCCGAGCCTATGGGGCGGGCCTTGGAGCCGCTTTGCCGGGTCTACTTCTTGAGGTTTGGTGGCCCGCGGAGAGCGCCTGGGCTGCCTTGGGGCCTCTTCTGGTGGGGGGAGGGGCGGGGCTTGGGGTCTTTGCCCTTGTGGGAAGGCTTTTGGGCCTTCCCCTCAAGGAGGTCCTGGGCCGCTTGCGGGGCTAG
- a CDS encoding DUF3809 family protein, which translates to MKARLRLRLNGALSPGLPLEVDLQGPELRGVLRQENPVLGELILPFASRLEGDRLLSLPLAPPSLRVEGQARRAQEGWELELELSLVLPEGKSWGERAFAKILEALFHRYLERALSPQAPSPV; encoded by the coding sequence ATGAAGGCCAGGCTCCGGCTTCGCTTAAACGGCGCCTTGTCCCCCGGGCTTCCCCTCGAGGTGGACCTCCAGGGGCCCGAACTCCGAGGGGTGTTGCGCCAGGAAAACCCCGTGCTGGGGGAACTTATCCTTCCCTTCGCCAGCCGGCTTGAAGGCGACCGCCTCCTGTCTCTTCCCCTAGCCCCTCCTTCCTTGCGGGTGGAGGGCCAGGCACGCCGGGCTCAGGAAGGGTGGGAACTGGAGCTAGAGCTTAGCCTAGTTCTGCCCGAGGGAAAAAGCTGGGGCGAACGGGCCTTCGCCAAAATTCTGGAAGCCCTATTCCACCGCTACTTGGAACGTGCCCTTTCCCCCCAAGCCCCCTCTCCGGTATAG
- a CDS encoding serine/threonine-protein kinase yields the protein MNSLKRKDFRLVMLLGLGQTAQVYLAETPGLGKVALKLPKKEVRQNPKLAERFAREVTLSLSLKHPHLVRGLAGVPLGEEAFLALEYLEEGTLEERLHRVPLPREEAVRALLEVGEALLYLHEKGFLHQDVKPSNVFLQNGHYKLGDLGTLRPLEDPSPEYAGSPHYLAPELFLGARPSPKSEAYAFGVMAYELLTGKRPFRGESLEELRQAHLLLPPPPTSLPPRLDRALRRLLAKRPEERLDLQGFLEVLRHPQAPPTEPEEPKKPKRFPFWRK from the coding sequence TTGAATAGCCTGAAGCGCAAGGACTTCCGCCTCGTGATGCTCCTGGGCCTTGGGCAGACGGCCCAGGTCTACCTGGCCGAAACCCCGGGTTTGGGGAAGGTGGCCCTGAAGCTCCCCAAGAAGGAGGTGCGCCAAAACCCCAAGCTGGCCGAGCGCTTCGCCCGGGAAGTGACCCTATCCCTCTCCCTCAAGCACCCCCACCTGGTGCGGGGCCTGGCGGGGGTGCCCTTGGGGGAGGAGGCCTTCTTGGCCCTGGAGTACCTGGAGGAGGGCACCTTAGAGGAACGCCTCCACCGGGTTCCCCTGCCCCGGGAAGAGGCGGTAAGGGCCCTTTTGGAGGTGGGGGAAGCCCTTTTGTACCTGCACGAGAAGGGCTTTTTGCACCAGGACGTGAAGCCCTCCAACGTCTTCCTCCAAAACGGCCACTACAAGCTGGGGGACCTGGGGACCCTGCGCCCCTTGGAAGACCCCAGCCCCGAGTACGCTGGAAGCCCGCACTACCTGGCCCCCGAGCTCTTCCTAGGCGCCCGGCCGAGCCCGAAGAGCGAGGCCTACGCCTTCGGGGTCATGGCCTACGAGCTCCTCACGGGCAAGCGCCCTTTCCGGGGAGAAAGCCTGGAAGAGCTCCGCCAAGCCCACCTCCTCCTTCCCCCGCCCCCCACGAGCCTGCCCCCGAGGCTGGATAGGGCCCTAAGGCGCCTCCTCGCCAAGCGCCCAGAGGAACGCCTGGACCTCCAGGGCTTTCTGGAGGTGCTCCGCCACCCCCAAGCTCCCCCCACGGAGCCCGAGGAGCCCAAGAAGCCCAAGCGCTTTCCCTTTTGGAGGAAGTGA
- a CDS encoding metal-dependent hydrolase has protein sequence MLEIRYLGHSAVWLSDGKTKVVIDPFLTGNPMAAASVAEVQADLILVTHAHGDHFGDAVALSKKGGVVVSTFEIATYAEKHGAKSVPMNIGGTYRFEGGWLKWTPAWHSSSFPDGTYGGMPMGVILELGGKRIYHAGDTALFSDMRLIGEAGLDLAFLPIGDHFTMGPEDALKALDLLKPKKVVPIHYNTFPPIQQDGEAFAQKAKERGVEGHALKPGGVLLLE, from the coding sequence ATGCTGGAGATCCGGTACCTGGGCCACTCGGCGGTCTGGCTTTCCGACGGCAAGACCAAGGTGGTCATTGACCCCTTCCTCACGGGAAACCCCATGGCGGCAGCCTCCGTGGCCGAGGTCCAAGCCGACCTCATTCTGGTTACCCACGCCCACGGGGACCACTTCGGGGACGCCGTGGCCCTTTCCAAGAAGGGCGGGGTGGTGGTTTCCACCTTCGAGATCGCCACCTACGCCGAGAAGCACGGGGCCAAGAGCGTTCCCATGAACATCGGGGGTACCTACCGCTTCGAAGGAGGCTGGCTCAAATGGACCCCCGCCTGGCACTCCTCCAGCTTCCCCGACGGCACCTATGGGGGCATGCCCATGGGGGTCATTCTGGAGCTCGGGGGCAAGCGCATCTACCACGCTGGCGACACCGCCCTCTTCTCGGACATGCGCCTCATCGGGGAGGCGGGCTTGGACCTCGCCTTTTTGCCCATTGGGGACCACTTCACCATGGGCCCAGAAGACGCCCTGAAGGCCCTGGACCTCCTCAAGCCCAAGAAGGTGGTACCCATCCACTACAACACCTTCCCCCCCATCCAGCAAGACGGGGAGGCTTTTGCCCAAAAGGCCAAAGAGCGGGGCGTGGAGGGGCATGCTCTGAAGCCGGGAGGGGTTTTGCTCCTTGAATAG
- the hisD gene encoding histidinol dehydrogenase, with the protein MIYRAEEVKERFARRGLSFDPTVEEIVRGILQAVREEGDAALDRLSLDLDGHPVEEIPKRAWREAYDDLDAELRDALETAKERIEAFYREEARGGFLRAEEAGVLGQLVRPLSRVGVYVPGGSAPLLSSLLMAVVPAKVAGVAEVIVASPPKVHPGVLAAAWVAGADRLFAVGGAQAIAALAYGTARIPRVDKIVGPGNAYVVAAKRQVYGVVGLDGLAGPTETMIVADGSASPRLLAADLLAQAEHGPDSEPWLLSPDQALLERVEAELYRQLSDLPRAEIARKALERGGLVLTRDLEEAFALANLYAPEHLCLALADPLPWLGRVQNAGGVFLGEGSPEALGDYIAGPSHVMPTSGTARFQGGLSVRDFLKVIPVIGLGEKVVRELAAKGAALARAEGLEGHARSLDLRR; encoded by the coding sequence ATGATCTACCGCGCCGAGGAGGTAAAGGAGCGCTTTGCCCGCCGGGGGCTTTCCTTTGACCCCACGGTGGAGGAGATCGTCCGGGGCATCCTCCAGGCGGTCCGGGAAGAGGGGGACGCCGCCTTGGACCGCCTGAGCCTGGACCTGGATGGCCACCCCGTGGAGGAGATCCCCAAGAGGGCCTGGCGCGAGGCCTACGACGACCTGGACGCCGAGCTCAGGGACGCCTTGGAAACCGCTAAGGAGCGCATAGAGGCTTTCTACCGCGAGGAGGCCCGGGGAGGGTTTTTGCGGGCGGAGGAGGCCGGGGTCTTGGGCCAGCTGGTGCGGCCGCTTTCCCGGGTGGGGGTCTATGTTCCCGGGGGGAGCGCTCCCCTCCTCTCTAGCCTCCTCATGGCCGTGGTGCCCGCAAAGGTGGCGGGGGTGGCGGAGGTGATCGTGGCGAGCCCTCCCAAGGTCCACCCCGGCGTGCTGGCCGCCGCCTGGGTGGCGGGGGCGGACCGGCTTTTTGCCGTGGGCGGGGCCCAAGCCATCGCCGCCTTGGCCTACGGCACCGCCCGCATACCCCGGGTGGACAAGATCGTGGGGCCCGGAAACGCCTACGTGGTGGCGGCCAAGCGCCAGGTCTATGGCGTGGTGGGGCTGGACGGCCTGGCCGGCCCCACGGAAACCATGATCGTGGCGGACGGCTCCGCCTCCCCCCGGCTTCTCGCCGCCGACCTGCTGGCCCAGGCGGAGCACGGGCCCGATTCCGAGCCCTGGCTCCTTTCCCCAGACCAGGCCCTTTTGGAGCGGGTGGAGGCGGAGCTTTATCGGCAACTTTCCGACCTGCCCCGGGCGGAGATCGCCCGGAAGGCCCTGGAGCGGGGGGGGCTCGTCCTCACCCGGGACCTGGAGGAGGCCTTTGCCCTGGCCAACCTCTACGCCCCCGAGCACCTCTGCCTGGCCCTGGCCGACCCCCTTCCCTGGCTTGGCAGGGTGCAGAACGCCGGCGGGGTCTTCCTGGGGGAGGGAAGCCCCGAAGCCCTAGGGGACTACATCGCTGGGCCCAGCCACGTGATGCCCACCTCGGGCACCGCCCGCTTCCAGGGGGGGCTTAGCGTGCGGGATTTCCTCAAGGTGATCCCGGTGATTGGGTTAGGGGAGAAGGTGGTGAGGGAGCTTGCCGCCAAGGGGGCAGCCCTGGCCCGGGCGGAGGGCCTCGAGGGCCACGCCCGCTCCTTGGACCTAAGGCGATGA
- a CDS encoding AMP-binding protein, with translation MEAVWYPKEEARSTRLFRFMEALGFQDYEAFYRYSVEEAEGFYREFFRHLGVPWRKPYTKVIEGGFPFPRFFVGGRLNLVEAALRHPEDRLALLQETENGHIRTLTYGELRREVARVAAGLKALGVGRGERVGIWMPMGLEAATLLLATAWLGAIAIPIFSGYAAEAAAIRLKDAEARLLAVQDGFLRRGRRVELLGEARKALALSGTERLLVVRRLGLPLEEGEVDYAALGGAPFPPEEMESMDPFMLIYTSGTTGRPKGTVHYHAGFPLKAALDMALLFDLREEDRLFWFTDLGWMMGPWTILGGLILGGTVFLYDGAPDHPGPERLWRMVEAHRLTHLGLSPTLVRALIPFGEAPVRAHDLSSLRVLGSTGEPWNLEPYLWFFRVVGEEKRPIVNYSGGTEISGGILGNVLLKPIKPMGFNTAVPGIKAAVLDEAGRPVRGQVGELAVLAPWPGMTKGFWRDEARYLDTYFAKVPGVWVHGDFAIQDEEGHFFILGRSDDTLKVAGKRVGPAEVETAALAHPALKEAAAIGVPHPVKGEAIVLFAVLKPGVAASPALAEAVAEKVAEALGKPLRPERVLFVPDLPKTRNAKVMRRVVRAAYLGQDPGDLSALENPEAVEAIRQAAQG, from the coding sequence ATGGAAGCGGTCTGGTACCCAAAAGAGGAAGCCCGAAGCACCCGGCTTTTCCGGTTCATGGAAGCCCTGGGCTTCCAGGACTACGAGGCCTTCTACCGCTACAGCGTGGAGGAGGCCGAGGGCTTTTACCGCGAGTTTTTCCGCCACCTGGGCGTCCCCTGGCGCAAGCCCTACACCAAGGTCATCGAAGGGGGCTTCCCCTTCCCCCGCTTCTTCGTAGGGGGGAGGCTCAACCTGGTGGAGGCGGCCCTGCGCCACCCGGAGGACCGCCTAGCCCTCCTCCAGGAGACAGAAAACGGCCATATCCGCACCCTCACCTACGGGGAGCTCAGGAGGGAGGTGGCCCGGGTGGCGGCGGGGCTAAAGGCGCTCGGGGTAGGCCGGGGGGAGCGGGTAGGGATCTGGATGCCCATGGGCCTCGAGGCCGCCACCCTCCTCCTGGCCACCGCCTGGCTCGGGGCCATCGCCATCCCCATCTTCTCCGGCTACGCCGCCGAGGCCGCCGCCATCCGCCTAAAGGACGCCGAGGCCAGGCTCCTCGCTGTCCAGGACGGCTTCCTCCGGCGGGGAAGGAGGGTGGAGCTCTTAGGAGAAGCCCGCAAGGCCCTGGCCCTTTCGGGCACGGAACGCCTTTTGGTGGTGCGGCGCCTCGGCCTTCCCCTGGAGGAAGGGGAGGTGGACTACGCCGCCCTGGGCGGCGCCCCATTTCCCCCGGAGGAGATGGAAAGCATGGACCCCTTCATGCTCATCTACACCTCGGGGACCACGGGGCGCCCCAAGGGCACGGTGCACTACCACGCCGGCTTTCCCCTCAAGGCCGCCTTGGACATGGCCCTCCTCTTCGACCTACGGGAGGAAGACCGCCTCTTCTGGTTCACCGACCTGGGCTGGATGATGGGGCCTTGGACCATTCTGGGCGGCCTCATCCTTGGGGGCACGGTCTTCCTCTACGACGGCGCCCCCGACCACCCCGGCCCCGAACGGCTTTGGCGGATGGTGGAAGCCCACCGCCTCACCCATCTGGGCCTCTCCCCTACCCTGGTGCGGGCCCTTATCCCCTTCGGGGAAGCCCCGGTGCGGGCCCATGACCTCTCCTCCCTCCGGGTCCTGGGCTCCACGGGGGAGCCCTGGAACCTGGAGCCCTACCTCTGGTTCTTCCGGGTGGTGGGGGAGGAGAAGCGCCCCATCGTCAACTACTCCGGGGGGACGGAGATCTCGGGGGGCATCCTGGGCAACGTCCTCCTAAAGCCCATCAAGCCCATGGGGTTCAACACCGCCGTGCCCGGCATAAAGGCGGCGGTCTTGGACGAGGCGGGCAGGCCCGTGCGGGGCCAGGTGGGGGAGCTCGCCGTCCTCGCCCCCTGGCCCGGGATGACCAAGGGCTTCTGGCGGGACGAGGCCCGCTACCTGGACACCTACTTCGCCAAGGTGCCCGGGGTGTGGGTCCACGGGGATTTCGCCATCCAAGACGAGGAGGGGCACTTCTTCATCCTGGGCCGTAGCGACGACACCCTCAAGGTGGCGGGCAAGCGGGTGGGCCCGGCGGAGGTGGAAACGGCGGCCCTGGCCCACCCTGCCTTGAAGGAGGCGGCCGCCATCGGGGTGCCACACCCGGTCAAGGGGGAAGCCATCGTGCTCTTCGCCGTCCTAAAGCCGGGGGTGGCGGCAAGCCCCGCCCTCGCCGAGGCGGTGGCGGAAAAGGTGGCCGAGGCCCTGGGCAAGCCCCTGCGTCCCGAGCGCGTCCTCTTCGTGCCCGACCTCCCCAAAACCCGCAACGCCAAGGTGATGCGCCGGGTGGTGCGGGCCGCCTACCTGGGCCAAGACCCCGGGGACCTCTCCGCCCTGGAAAACCCGGAGGCGGTGGAGGCCATTCGCCAGGCGGCCCAGGGCTAG
- a CDS encoding S8 family serine peptidase: MRRLAFLPLTLGLSLLLTACPQTPPPPVNPAECPVGPLEVQGVDEPLRLQGLGRFEGEYVPGELLVLPKAGLSVQSLRTHGVEPEQELPRGLLKVKVPRGQEKARAEALLRAGIQYAQPNYVYRPLRAPNDPYYPTFQKAYLDGLVRLEAAWEVSTGRGCPPLVAVLDTGILPHADFQASKYLPPGVQLDVADGDADPTDDSAPDYRGHGLQVASVLGAETNNGKGMAGTTWGGYVVPIKVFYRNGGATTETVNKGVRLARSLGARILNLSVGGDAYDALLDAELAQARNEGRVLVAAAGNYPNGNGGPVMFPASSASTLAVGAVDGFRQRPAFSAVGPELDLVAPGVDILVAGSQSTQYAKGSGTSFASPIVAGVVALYMSKYASERHEWPTPDQVYQCLTATAEDLGPSGRDDEYGFGLVRADRVMTDTASCFP, encoded by the coding sequence ATGCGGCGCTTAGCCTTTCTGCCCCTCACCCTTGGGTTGAGCCTGCTCCTCACCGCCTGCCCCCAGACGCCGCCGCCCCCCGTCAACCCGGCGGAGTGCCCCGTGGGGCCCCTGGAGGTCCAGGGCGTGGACGAGCCTCTTAGGCTCCAAGGCCTGGGGCGGTTCGAAGGGGAGTATGTTCCTGGGGAACTCCTCGTGCTCCCCAAGGCTGGCCTCTCGGTGCAAAGCCTGAGGACCCATGGCGTGGAACCCGAGCAGGAGTTGCCGCGGGGGCTCCTCAAGGTCAAGGTCCCCCGGGGCCAGGAGAAGGCGCGGGCGGAAGCGCTTCTTCGTGCCGGAATTCAGTACGCCCAGCCCAACTATGTCTATCGTCCTTTGCGGGCGCCCAATGACCCCTACTACCCTACCTTCCAAAAGGCTTACCTAGATGGCCTGGTGCGCCTGGAGGCCGCCTGGGAGGTGAGCACGGGAAGGGGATGCCCGCCCCTGGTCGCAGTTTTGGACACGGGGATTCTTCCCCATGCGGACTTCCAGGCCAGCAAGTATCTTCCCCCTGGGGTTCAGCTGGACGTGGCCGATGGCGACGCCGACCCCACGGATGATTCGGCCCCGGATTACAGGGGGCATGGTCTACAGGTAGCCTCCGTTTTGGGTGCCGAGACCAACAACGGCAAGGGCATGGCCGGGACCACGTGGGGAGGGTATGTGGTGCCCATCAAGGTCTTCTACAGGAACGGAGGGGCCACGACGGAAACCGTAAACAAGGGAGTCCGGCTGGCCCGCTCCCTCGGTGCTCGGATCCTCAACCTCTCCGTGGGGGGGGATGCCTACGATGCCCTTCTTGACGCCGAGCTGGCCCAGGCCCGCAACGAGGGCCGGGTTCTGGTGGCGGCGGCCGGGAACTATCCCAACGGCAACGGGGGGCCTGTGATGTTCCCAGCCAGCAGCGCCTCCACCCTTGCCGTCGGGGCGGTGGATGGGTTTAGGCAACGGCCCGCCTTCTCCGCCGTTGGTCCCGAGCTGGACCTGGTGGCCCCCGGGGTGGACATTCTTGTGGCAGGGTCACAATCCACCCAATACGCAAAGGGAAGCGGCACCTCCTTCGCCAGCCCCATCGTGGCCGGGGTGGTGGCCCTTTACATGAGCAAGTACGCCAGCGAACGCCATGAGTGGCCCACCCCGGACCAGGTCTACCAGTGCCTCACCGCCACCGCCGAGGACCTTGGGCCCTCGGGCCGGGATGATGAGTACGGCTTTGGCCTGGTGCGGGCGGACCGGGTGATGACGGACACCGCTTCCTGCTTCCCCTAA
- a CDS encoding LCP family protein produces MRRFLLALLLGLLAALFYWVYPLLGPVARQGALPSPAGLKAPLTLLVYGSSPEYSGYHKRAPERFRGLADTVLLVRLDPLANRVVVLSIPRDTWVNLPGYGWHKINAYSPLGGPELMKEAVARLTGVRPERYLVVSTEALRRGVDALGGVRVCVEKPMRYRDTAAGLSIDLEPGCQVLSGAQAEGYLRFRKDALGDIGRVQRQQAFFHALKEELLSPKGLLRLPRAVAAVEPYVNTDLTRQERGAILGFAMKRPELVSLLLPGRFGGGWEVDEGAMRRLLALYFAGEKVEAEASLRGTLVALVYGPGQEALAERARERLHALGLRVLLHPVDLVPGRTEVLENGPGLLAKALGEALGVPHRISGEAVLGADLTLRLGADAPF; encoded by the coding sequence GTGCGGCGCTTCCTCCTTGCCCTCCTCCTAGGGCTTCTTGCGGCGCTTTTCTACTGGGTTTATCCCCTTTTGGGCCCGGTGGCGCGCCAGGGGGCTTTGCCCTCCCCGGCGGGCCTGAAGGCGCCCCTCACCCTTTTGGTCTACGGCTCGAGCCCCGAGTATTCGGGCTACCACAAGCGGGCGCCCGAGCGCTTCCGGGGCCTGGCGGACACGGTTCTTTTGGTGCGGCTAGACCCCTTGGCCAACCGGGTGGTGGTCCTTTCCATTCCCCGGGACACCTGGGTGAACCTGCCCGGCTACGGCTGGCACAAGATCAACGCCTATAGCCCCTTGGGGGGTCCGGAGCTCATGAAGGAGGCGGTGGCGCGCCTCACGGGGGTGCGGCCCGAGCGTTACCTGGTGGTGAGCACCGAGGCCCTGCGCCGGGGGGTGGATGCCCTGGGAGGGGTGAGGGTGTGCGTGGAAAAGCCCATGCGTTATCGGGACACCGCCGCCGGGCTTTCCATTGACCTGGAGCCGGGCTGCCAGGTGCTGAGCGGGGCCCAGGCGGAAGGGTACCTCCGCTTCCGCAAGGACGCCCTGGGCGATATTGGCCGGGTGCAGCGGCAGCAGGCCTTCTTTCACGCCCTGAAAGAGGAGCTTCTATCCCCCAAAGGCCTCCTCCGCCTGCCCCGGGCGGTGGCGGCGGTGGAGCCTTACGTGAACACTGACCTCACCCGACAGGAGCGGGGGGCCATCCTGGGCTTCGCCATGAAGCGGCCCGAGCTCGTTAGCCTCCTTCTCCCCGGGCGCTTTGGGGGCGGGTGGGAGGTGGACGAGGGGGCCATGCGGCGGCTTCTCGCCCTTTACTTTGCCGGGGAGAAGGTGGAGGCGGAGGCGTCTTTGCGCGGTACGCTCGTGGCCCTGGTCTATGGCCCGGGGCAGGAGGCTCTGGCGGAAAGGGCCAGGGAGCGGCTCCACGCCTTGGGCCTGAGGGTCCTTCTCCACCCCGTGGACCTGGTGCCGGGGCGCACCGAGGTGTTGGAAAACGGCCCTGGCCTTTTGGCCAAGGCCCTGGGGGAAGCCCTGGGCGTGCCCCACCGCATCTCGGGGGAGGCGGTGTTGGGCGCTGACCTCACCTTGCGGCTTGGCGCCGACGCCCCTTTTTGA